From the genome of Desulfobacterales bacterium:
TTCTTTTGGCTCTCTGATAATTCTGGATGGGGCTCGATTTTAACATCAATGAATTTATGCCAGCTAACATCCTCGGAAGAATCTATTTCAGCGGGTTTTTTGTTTCGTGTTTTAAGTATTCTGATTAAAAGAAAGTCTCTAAAATCATTGTGAATATAGCAGTAAGCCCGGGTGTGCCACCTGAACCCATCATACGCCAAAGTGTGCGGTGCAATCGTCCGCCAAATTGGCTGTTCTCGGCTCATAGATTGATATTTTATATCTAGGGACATTTTATTGTTTATAGTGAATAGGATATCTCTCAAGATTTCCGAATTCACAAACCTTGCTGGATTCGGTATCGAGCCAAAATTTGGTATCTGTCCTAAAAATGATTCTTCCTCTTTCAACACATCGTTAAAAATCAACCGTAATTGGGCAAAATAATAAGACGAGTTTGTTGTCTTGAAGGCAGGTTTGAATTTATCTGTCGCAAAATAAAATTTACCGCTTTTATCGTAGTCAATATTGTCCGGTGCCTTTTCCTGGTAAATACGAAGGTCGGAAGAGGCCTGAGGAACTGAGATGTTGAAAAAATCCGTAAGGTCTTTTCTATTTATACGCCCTTCCCAATAAAGGCGAAAATCAATAAATTCGAGACGACGCTCAACACTCCAACGCATTTAATTCCTCCTAACTGATTGTATTTGTTGCTTGTAATTTTTATTTGAATAGTTTTTTTTTCCGTATATTTTTTATATTGACAAAGAAAC
Proteins encoded in this window:
- a CDS encoding WYL domain-containing protein: MRWSVERRLEFIDFRLYWEGRINRKDLTDFFNISVPQASSDLRIYQEKAPDNIDYDKSGKFYFATDKFKPAFKTTNSSYYFAQLRLIFNDVLKEEESFLGQIPNFGSIPNPARFVNSEILRDILFTINNKMSLDIKYQSMSREQPIWRTIAPHTLAYDGFRWHTRAYCYIHNDFRDFLLIRILKTRNKKPAEIDSSEDVSWHKFIDVKIEPHPELSESQKKIVERDYGMTNGLGIIKVRASLYFYLERHLGLDEKCASRPPKEQQIILVNRDEINVIKRQFKI